In a genomic window of Curtobacterium flaccumfaciens pv. betae:
- the fdxA gene encoding ferredoxin — MTYVIAQPCVDVKDRACIDECPVDCIYEGDRSLYIHPDECVDCGACEPVCPVEAIYYEDDLPDQWADYYKANVEFFDEVGSPGGAAKVGVIHKDHPVVAAEPVRG, encoded by the coding sequence GTGACCTACGTGATCGCCCAGCCCTGTGTCGACGTTAAGGACCGCGCCTGCATCGACGAATGCCCGGTCGACTGCATCTACGAGGGTGACCGCTCGCTCTACATCCACCCCGACGAGTGCGTCGACTGTGGTGCGTGTGAGCCGGTCTGCCCCGTCGAGGCCATCTACTACGAGGACGACCTGCCCGACCAGTGGGCCGACTACTACAAGGCCAACGTCGAGTTCTTCGACGAGGTCGGGTCGCCCGGCGGAGCCGCGAAGGTCGGCGTGATCCACAAGGACCACCCCGTCGTCGCAGCCGAGCCCGTCCGCGGCTGA
- the dapD gene encoding 2,3,4,5-tetrahydropyridine-2,6-dicarboxylate N-succinyltransferase: protein MTDTTATDRPTHAWGHGLATIAADGTTLDTWYPETHLGALPADAVFPAELQAHVGDDPRREVRIEAVTTEITIDAGPTSTPDAYLRLHLLSHLHVRPNEVSLDGVFGHLPIVAWTNAGPVHPESLTRLRPSLQRAGIAVHAIDKFPRLVDYVVPDRVRIGDANRVRLGAHLAPGTTVMHEGFVNFNAGTLGDAMIEGRVSQGVVVGNGTDIGGGASIMGTLSGGGTHRVSLGERALLGANAGLGISLADDSVIEAGLYVTAGTKVVLVGAAPNPDGTPKTVKAAELSGTPNILFRRNSVSGAVEALQRKGEGIQLNTALHA from the coding sequence GTGACCGACACGACTGCCACCGACCGCCCGACCCACGCCTGGGGCCACGGCCTCGCGACGATCGCCGCCGACGGCACGACGCTCGACACCTGGTACCCCGAGACGCACCTCGGCGCGCTGCCCGCCGACGCCGTGTTCCCCGCCGAGCTGCAGGCACACGTCGGTGACGACCCCCGCCGTGAGGTCCGGATCGAAGCCGTCACCACCGAGATCACGATCGACGCCGGCCCGACGAGCACTCCGGACGCGTACCTCCGCCTGCACCTGCTGAGCCACCTGCACGTCCGCCCGAACGAGGTCTCCCTCGACGGCGTCTTCGGCCACCTGCCGATCGTCGCGTGGACGAACGCCGGCCCGGTGCACCCCGAGTCCCTGACGCGCCTGCGCCCGTCCCTGCAGCGCGCCGGCATCGCCGTGCACGCGATCGACAAGTTCCCGCGCCTGGTCGACTACGTCGTGCCGGACCGCGTGCGGATCGGCGACGCGAACCGGGTCCGTCTCGGCGCCCACCTGGCACCGGGAACGACCGTCATGCACGAGGGCTTCGTGAACTTCAACGCCGGCACCCTCGGCGACGCCATGATCGAGGGCCGCGTCTCGCAGGGCGTCGTCGTCGGCAACGGCACCGACATCGGCGGCGGCGCCTCGATCATGGGCACGCTGTCCGGCGGAGGCACCCACCGTGTCTCGCTCGGCGAACGCGCGCTGCTCGGCGCGAACGCGGGCCTCGGCATCTCGCTCGCCGACGACTCCGTCATCGAGGCCGGTCTCTACGTCACGGCCGGCACGAAGGTGGTGCTGGTCGGCGCGGCCCCGAACCCCGACGGCACCCCGAAGACCGTCAAGGCCGCCGAGCTCTCCGGCACCCCGAACATCCTGTTCCGCCGCAACAGCGTCAGCGGGGCCGTCGAGGCGCTGCAGCGCAAGGGCGAGGGCATCCAGCTGAACACCGCGCTGCACGCGTAG
- a CDS encoding PIG-L family deacetylase encodes MSKAPATRPERVLIVHAHPDDETLSSGGTIATLLERGAEVTVLTATRGERGEMLTEQLAPLAGDPARVARHRETEIAAALAALGGPQHLWLGGRGARPTDLPERRYVDSGMQWGPDGRATAADDAPADSLTAADLGEVVDDVRAAIRSTGADAVISYADDGGYGHPDHVRMHHAAQYAARAEEVPFSMIVDPDSGQADVTVDVLPVRAKVRAAVEQYRSQVAVDPVDPADPAALSWVMPHGVRQHAPAVEAFRHDAAPQPAAPQTYAEMSGQGKAAAVVVSLLLGLLAGGLGTVTHQQTIGALPVGLVVTTLIVLGLTVGVRLVYRSRAMVAAIGIGILVATQVLVSVGGESSPLVLANAAGYVWTFAPAVIAALVLAWPDLSGLRSRTAPGRE; translated from the coding sequence ATGTCGAAGGCCCCTGCCACGCGCCCCGAGCGCGTCCTGATCGTGCACGCCCACCCCGACGACGAGACGCTCTCGTCGGGCGGGACCATCGCGACCCTGCTCGAGCGCGGCGCCGAGGTGACCGTGCTCACCGCGACCCGGGGCGAGCGCGGCGAGATGCTCACGGAGCAGTTGGCCCCGCTGGCGGGCGACCCCGCGCGGGTGGCACGGCACCGCGAGACCGAGATCGCCGCGGCCCTCGCCGCCCTCGGCGGGCCGCAGCACCTGTGGCTCGGCGGGCGCGGTGCCCGGCCGACCGACCTGCCGGAGCGTCGCTACGTCGACTCCGGCATGCAGTGGGGCCCGGACGGGCGGGCCACCGCCGCGGACGACGCCCCGGCCGACTCACTGACCGCGGCAGACCTGGGCGAGGTCGTGGACGACGTCCGCGCCGCGATCCGCTCCACCGGTGCCGACGCCGTGATCAGCTACGCCGACGACGGCGGCTACGGGCACCCCGACCACGTGCGGATGCACCACGCGGCGCAGTACGCGGCCCGAGCCGAGGAAGTCCCGTTCTCGATGATCGTCGACCCCGACAGCGGTCAGGCCGACGTCACGGTCGACGTCCTGCCGGTCCGGGCCAAGGTGCGTGCGGCGGTCGAGCAGTACCGCTCCCAGGTCGCCGTCGACCCCGTGGACCCCGCCGACCCAGCGGCCCTGTCGTGGGTCATGCCGCACGGCGTCCGGCAGCACGCCCCGGCGGTCGAGGCGTTCCGGCACGACGCAGCCCCGCAGCCGGCGGCTCCGCAGACCTACGCCGAGATGTCCGGCCAGGGCAAGGCCGCGGCGGTCGTGGTCTCGCTGCTGCTCGGGCTGCTCGCCGGCGGCCTCGGGACGGTCACGCACCAGCAGACGATCGGCGCGCTCCCCGTCGGACTCGTCGTCACCACCCTCATCGTGCTCGGCCTGACCGTGGGCGTGCGGCTCGTCTACCGCTCGCGTGCGATGGTCGCCGCGATCGGCATCGGGATCCTCGTCGCGACGCAGGTGCTCGTGTCGGTCGGCGGGGAGAGTTCGCCGCTCGTCCTCGCCAACGCGGCCGGGTACGTGTGGACGTTCGCCCCCGCGGTCATCGCCGCCCTGGTCCTCGCGTGGCCGGACCTGTCGGGGCTGCGGTCCCGGACGGCTCCGGGCCGCGAGTAG
- a CDS encoding amidohydrolase — protein sequence MTLDLLSIYQDLHAHPELGFQEHRTAGVITAKLAEIGGIEVTTGVGGTGVVGVVSNGEGPVVWLRADMDGLPVQERTGLSYASEHVGTDDEGREVPTMHACGHDIHVTWLLGTLERLVATTGDWRGTVVAVFQPAEEVISGARAMVEDGLVERFPKPDVVLGQHSAPAPVGIVAVGTGPVMASSDRLTVTFNGRGAHGSAPQASLDPVVTAASAVVRLQTVVAREVSPSDAGVVTVGSFHAGTRANIIPDEAVIEISTRARNEETRQRIIASIERIVRAESTAGGLSEPTIVRAPGAEVTVNDAEAAATVLEAIRAEVPGARDLEIGLAMASEDVGQLATAAGAPLVYWFTGITDPERFRRGEEIPSNHSPFYAPQAETAIPVGVDALVAATRAYVA from the coding sequence GTGACTCTCGACCTGCTCTCGATCTACCAGGACCTGCACGCCCACCCGGAGCTCGGCTTCCAGGAGCACCGCACCGCCGGTGTCATCACTGCGAAGCTCGCCGAGATCGGTGGGATCGAGGTGACGACGGGCGTCGGCGGCACCGGCGTCGTCGGTGTCGTGTCGAACGGCGAGGGCCCCGTGGTCTGGCTCCGTGCCGACATGGACGGCCTGCCCGTGCAGGAGCGGACCGGCCTGTCCTACGCCAGCGAGCACGTCGGCACCGACGACGAGGGCCGCGAGGTCCCGACCATGCACGCCTGCGGCCACGACATCCACGTCACGTGGCTGCTCGGCACGCTCGAGCGCCTGGTCGCGACCACGGGGGACTGGCGCGGCACGGTCGTCGCCGTCTTCCAGCCTGCTGAAGAGGTCATCTCCGGCGCCCGCGCGATGGTCGAGGACGGCCTGGTCGAGCGGTTCCCGAAGCCGGACGTCGTGCTCGGGCAGCACTCCGCGCCGGCGCCGGTCGGCATCGTCGCCGTCGGCACCGGCCCCGTGATGGCGTCGAGCGACCGGCTGACGGTGACCTTCAACGGTCGTGGGGCGCACGGTTCGGCACCGCAGGCCTCGCTCGACCCGGTCGTCACCGCGGCCTCGGCCGTCGTGCGGCTGCAGACCGTCGTCGCCCGCGAGGTCTCGCCGAGCGACGCGGGGGTCGTCACCGTCGGCAGCTTCCACGCCGGCACGCGCGCGAACATCATCCCCGACGAGGCCGTCATCGAGATCTCGACCCGGGCCCGCAACGAGGAGACCCGCCAGCGCATCATCGCGTCGATCGAGCGCATCGTCCGTGCCGAGAGCACGGCCGGTGGCCTGTCCGAGCCGACGATCGTGCGTGCACCGGGCGCCGAGGTCACCGTGAACGACGCCGAGGCCGCCGCCACCGTGCTCGAGGCCATCCGCGCCGAGGTGCCGGGAGCCCGCGACCTGGAGATCGGGCTCGCCATGGCGTCGGAGGACGTCGGTCAGCTCGCCACCGCCGCCGGAGCACCGCTCGTGTACTGGTTCACGGGCATCACCGACCCGGAGCGCTTCCGCCGCGGCGAGGAGATCCCGAGCAACCACTCGCCGTTCTACGCGCCGCAGGCCGAGACCGCGATCCCGGTCGGTGTCGACGCCCTGGTCGCGGCGACGCGCGCGTACGTCGCCTGA
- the dapC gene encoding succinyldiaminopimelate transaminase produces MALDLPDFPWDQLVPFKQRAAAYEGGIVDLSVGSPVDPTPEVVRTALATATDAHAYPQVAGTPALRQAIADWYGRRHGVALTEANALPTIGSKEFIAGLALWLGIGPGDTVVFPAAAYPTYELGAALVRADALASDDPAAWPSTTKLVWLNSPGNPDGRVLTLDELRAAVVRARELGAVIVGDECYAELGWDPDHATTPTPTILDPRVVGDSLDGVLSVYSLSKQSNLAGYRAAFVAGDAAILADVLAVRKHAGLMPPLPVQQAMVVALQDETHVQQQKARYRARRNMLRRALEDAGFRIDHSEAGLYLWATRGEPALDTVAWLADRGILVAPGTFYGAAGGEHVRVALTATDERIAAAAQRLASSRRLGTA; encoded by the coding sequence GTGGCGCTCGACCTCCCCGACTTCCCCTGGGACCAGCTCGTCCCGTTCAAGCAGCGCGCCGCGGCGTACGAGGGCGGCATCGTCGACCTCAGCGTCGGATCGCCCGTCGACCCCACGCCCGAGGTCGTCCGCACCGCCCTGGCCACCGCGACCGACGCGCACGCCTACCCGCAGGTCGCCGGCACCCCGGCGCTGCGGCAGGCCATCGCCGACTGGTACGGCCGTCGCCACGGCGTCGCCCTGACCGAGGCGAACGCGCTGCCGACGATCGGCTCGAAGGAGTTCATCGCGGGCCTCGCGCTCTGGCTCGGCATCGGCCCCGGTGACACCGTGGTGTTCCCGGCCGCCGCGTACCCGACGTACGAGCTCGGCGCCGCCCTGGTCCGCGCCGATGCCCTGGCCTCGGACGACCCCGCGGCGTGGCCGTCCACCACGAAGCTCGTGTGGCTGAACTCCCCGGGCAACCCGGACGGCCGCGTGCTGACCCTCGACGAGCTCCGTGCCGCCGTGGTCCGCGCCCGCGAGCTCGGAGCCGTCATCGTCGGCGACGAGTGCTACGCCGAGCTCGGGTGGGACCCGGACCACGCCACCACCCCGACGCCCACGATCCTCGACCCGCGGGTCGTCGGCGACTCGCTCGACGGCGTGCTGAGCGTGTACTCGCTGTCGAAGCAGTCGAACCTCGCCGGCTACCGTGCGGCCTTCGTCGCCGGTGACGCCGCGATCCTGGCCGACGTCCTGGCCGTCCGCAAGCACGCCGGGCTCATGCCGCCGCTGCCCGTCCAGCAGGCGATGGTCGTCGCGCTGCAGGACGAGACCCACGTGCAGCAGCAGAAGGCCCGCTACCGGGCTCGCCGGAACATGCTCCGGCGAGCACTCGAGGACGCCGGGTTCCGGATCGACCACAGCGAGGCCGGGCTCTACCTCTGGGCCACCCGTGGCGAACCCGCACTCGACACCGTGGCCTGGCTCGCCGACCGCGGGATCCTCGTCGCACCCGGCACGTTCTACGGCGCAGCAGGGGGCGAGCACGTCCGCGTGGCCCTGACGGCGACCGACGAGCGCATCGCCGCGGCGGCGCAGCGACTGGCGAGCAGCCGTCGCCTCGGCACCGCGTAG
- a CDS encoding citrate synthase translates to MSPAAEQQGATATLTFPGGTAEFPILQSVDGASAIDISTFKKQTGMNTLDYGFVNTGATKSAITYIDGDQGILRYRGYPIDQIAGNCTFLEVAWLLIYGELPTPTELEQFDARIRRHTLLHEDLRRLFDALPHSAHPMSVLSSAVSALSTYYEDDMDVDDPEKVELQTVRLLAKLPVIAAYAHKKAIGQAFLYPDNSLSFVDNFLRLNFGTMAETYKPNPVLSKALERLLILHEDHEQNASTSTVRMVGSTKANMFASISAGINALYGPLHGGANEAVLEMLQQIKDSGEPVTRFVERVKNKEQGVKLMGFGHRVYKNYDPRAKLVKESAHEVLESLGVQDDLLDIAMELEQIALEDEYFVSRKLYPNVDFYTGIIYKAMGFPPRMFTVLFAIGRLPGWIAQWRELNNDPLNKIGRPQQLYVGAPERDVPSR, encoded by the coding sequence GTGAGTCCCGCCGCCGAACAGCAGGGCGCGACCGCGACGCTGACGTTCCCGGGCGGCACGGCGGAGTTCCCGATCCTACAGAGCGTCGACGGCGCGTCCGCGATCGACATCTCGACCTTCAAGAAGCAGACCGGGATGAACACGCTCGACTACGGGTTCGTGAACACCGGTGCGACGAAGAGCGCGATCACCTACATCGACGGCGACCAGGGCATCCTGCGCTACCGCGGGTACCCGATCGACCAGATCGCCGGCAACTGCACCTTCCTCGAGGTCGCGTGGCTCCTGATCTACGGCGAGCTGCCCACCCCCACCGAGCTCGAGCAGTTCGACGCCCGCATCCGTCGGCACACGCTGCTGCACGAAGACCTCCGCCGCCTGTTCGACGCCCTGCCGCACTCGGCGCACCCGATGTCCGTGCTCTCGAGCGCCGTGAGCGCCCTGTCCACGTACTACGAGGACGACATGGACGTCGACGACCCCGAGAAGGTCGAGCTGCAGACCGTCCGGCTCCTCGCCAAGCTCCCGGTGATCGCGGCCTACGCCCACAAGAAGGCCATCGGGCAGGCGTTCCTGTACCCGGACAACTCGCTGTCGTTCGTCGACAACTTCCTGCGGCTGAACTTCGGCACCATGGCCGAGACCTACAAGCCCAACCCGGTGCTCTCGAAGGCGCTCGAGCGGCTCCTCATCCTGCACGAGGACCACGAGCAGAACGCCTCGACCTCGACGGTGCGCATGGTCGGCTCGACGAAGGCGAACATGTTCGCCTCGATCTCGGCCGGCATCAACGCCCTGTACGGCCCGCTGCACGGCGGTGCCAACGAGGCCGTGCTCGAGATGCTCCAGCAGATCAAGGACTCGGGCGAGCCCGTGACGCGCTTCGTCGAGCGGGTGAAGAACAAGGAGCAGGGCGTCAAGCTCATGGGCTTCGGACACCGCGTCTACAAGAACTACGACCCGCGCGCGAAGCTCGTCAAGGAGTCCGCGCACGAGGTCCTCGAGTCCCTCGGTGTGCAGGACGACCTGCTCGACATCGCGATGGAACTCGAGCAGATCGCGCTCGAGGACGAGTACTTCGTCAGCCGCAAGCTCTACCCGAACGTCGACTTCTACACCGGCATCATCTACAAGGCGATGGGCTTCCCGCCGCGGATGTTCACCGTCCTGTTCGCGATCGGTCGTCTGCCGGGCTGGATCGCCCAGTGGCGCGAGCTGAACAACGACCCGCTCAACAAGATCGGTCGCCCCCAGCAGCTCTACGTGGGTGCGCCTGAGCGGGACGTCCCCTCGCGCTGA